A window from Opitutia bacterium ISCC 52 encodes these proteins:
- a CDS encoding ribulokinase produces MAYTIGIDYGTNSVRSIFVRCSDGAELGTSVFNYPSGELGILLDSSDHNLARQHPGDYVAGVEASIIEALAEAKEADAEFSADMVIGLGVDSTGSSPIPVDENNQALAVQEPWKGNLNAECWLWKDHTSVKEAATITELAREHRPQYVAKCGNTYSSEWFWSKLWHCLNVDPDLFDAAYSWVELCDWIPAILGGVTDPKAVKRGVCAAGHKAFYAEDWGGLPDKEFLSMLDPKLADLKDRLYEKAHDASEIAGHLCDEWAAKLGLPAGIPIAMGEFDVHYGAIGAGVDEGTLVKVIGTSTCDCGVVRADKEIADVPGICGIVKGAILPGYFGVEAGQSAVGDIFAWYVERVLKGGGETHARLTEEASELKPGESGLLALDWNNGNRTILVDPLLSGLLLGQTLHTSQAEIYRALIEATAFGARAILERLDEYGVPVNRVVCAGGIAEKNPMLMQIYADITGREMLISSSSQTCALGSAVGAAVVAGSEKGGYDDFQSAQAAMTSLKDESYKPNPEAQAVYNDLFAEYKKLHDAFGGVGGSNLGGVMKRLLEIKDAARKG; encoded by the coding sequence ATGGCCTACACAATTGGAATCGATTACGGCACCAACTCGGTGCGAAGCATTTTTGTTCGCTGCTCGGACGGAGCAGAATTAGGAACATCTGTATTTAATTACCCGAGTGGTGAGCTTGGCATCCTTCTGGATTCCTCCGATCACAACCTCGCTCGTCAACATCCAGGTGATTACGTTGCCGGTGTAGAGGCCAGTATCATTGAAGCTTTAGCAGAAGCGAAGGAAGCCGATGCGGAATTCTCCGCCGACATGGTGATTGGCCTCGGTGTCGATTCCACTGGGTCTAGCCCAATCCCGGTAGATGAAAACAATCAGGCGCTTGCGGTCCAGGAGCCCTGGAAAGGAAACTTGAATGCGGAATGTTGGCTTTGGAAGGACCACACCAGCGTAAAGGAAGCAGCTACGATCACTGAGCTGGCTCGTGAGCACCGCCCACAATACGTGGCTAAGTGTGGAAATACTTATTCTTCGGAGTGGTTTTGGTCGAAGCTCTGGCATTGCTTGAATGTGGATCCTGATCTTTTTGATGCGGCTTACAGTTGGGTCGAATTGTGTGACTGGATTCCTGCGATTCTTGGTGGAGTAACTGACCCGAAAGCGGTCAAGCGAGGTGTCTGTGCCGCAGGTCACAAAGCCTTCTATGCCGAAGATTGGGGTGGGCTTCCGGACAAGGAATTTTTATCGATGCTCGACCCGAAGTTGGCCGACTTGAAAGACCGTCTTTATGAGAAGGCTCATGATGCCTCTGAGATCGCAGGCCATCTTTGTGATGAGTGGGCTGCTAAGCTCGGGCTTCCAGCTGGTATCCCAATTGCTATGGGTGAGTTTGACGTCCATTACGGTGCCATCGGTGCCGGTGTAGATGAAGGCACCTTGGTAAAGGTGATCGGTACTTCCACTTGTGATTGCGGAGTGGTTCGCGCGGACAAAGAGATCGCGGACGTTCCAGGAATCTGTGGTATCGTAAAAGGTGCAATCCTTCCCGGTTACTTTGGTGTCGAAGCTGGTCAATCAGCCGTTGGCGACATCTTCGCCTGGTATGTAGAACGTGTTTTAAAAGGCGGGGGTGAAACGCATGCTCGCCTGACCGAGGAAGCGTCTGAGTTGAAGCCAGGTGAAAGTGGTCTCTTGGCTCTCGATTGGAATAATGGGAACCGCACCATTCTGGTTGATCCACTTTTGTCGGGTCTCCTTCTCGGGCAAACCCTACACACCTCCCAGGCTGAAATTTATCGTGCCTTGATTGAGGCGACTGCATTCGGTGCTCGTGCCATTCTTGAGCGCCTCGACGAATACGGCGTGCCCGTTAATCGAGTGGTTTGTGCCGGTGGTATTGCCGAAAAGAATCCCATGCTGATGCAGATCTACGCCGACATAACCGGGCGCGAAATGCTCATCTCAAGTTCCTCGCAGACGTGTGCCCTTGGATCCGCTGTGGGTGCTGCCGTAGTCGCAGGTTCTGAAAAGGGTGGGTATGATGATTTCCAATCTGCTCAAGCTGCGATGACGAGCCTGAAGGATGAATCTTATAAACCCAACCCTGAGGCCCAGGCAGTATACAATGATTTATTCGCCGAGTATAAAAAACTCCATGACGCATTCGGTGGAGTGGGGGGCTCTAACTTAGGTGGAGTCATGAAGCGTCTTCTCGAAATCAAGGATGCGGCTAGGAAGGGGTAG
- the araA gene encoding L-arabinose isomerase, whose amino-acid sequence MNLFDFSHQKIWFVTGSQHLYGPEALKQVGMNSQEVAETLNAAPSIPVAITYKTIGETPAEIRGIINDANHDANCIGLIFWCHTFSPAKMWILGLKNLNKPFLHLHTQFNRDLPWGEIDMDYMNLHQAAHGDREFGFINARMRNRRKVVVGHWQDSIVQEEIGVWSRAARGWADWQGARFARFGDNMRYVSVTDGDKVSAEARFGYEVNGYGVGDLVEHVNAASDADIDALCAVYDDQYQVVESLCKGGDRHDSLREGARIEVGLRSFLEAGDFKGFTTTFEDLHGLRQLPGLAVQRLMADGYGFGAEGDWKACALLRLMKVMGYGQKGGTSFMEDYTYHLDPAGNKVLGSHMLEICETIADGTPSLEIHPLGIGGKEDPVRLVFNTPAGPAVNATIVDLGNRFRLVANEVDVVAPDEDLPKLPVARTVWEPKPNFKTSATAWILAGGSHHPIFSQALGSEELEDLAEMAGIEYLLIDGDSSIRGIKKELRTNEVYYHSAEGINHAG is encoded by the coding sequence ATGAACTTATTCGATTTTAGTCACCAGAAGATATGGTTTGTAACCGGAAGTCAGCACCTGTACGGCCCTGAAGCTTTGAAGCAGGTAGGAATGAACTCCCAAGAGGTGGCTGAAACGCTGAATGCAGCACCGTCTATTCCCGTTGCTATCACTTACAAAACGATCGGGGAGACACCGGCGGAGATTCGCGGAATCATAAATGATGCCAATCACGATGCGAACTGCATTGGCCTTATCTTTTGGTGCCACACCTTTTCTCCAGCCAAGATGTGGATCCTGGGGTTAAAGAATCTCAACAAACCTTTTCTCCATCTTCATACTCAGTTCAATCGAGATCTCCCCTGGGGTGAAATCGACATGGATTACATGAACCTCCATCAGGCAGCCCATGGAGATCGGGAGTTTGGTTTTATCAATGCCCGCATGCGCAATCGTCGCAAAGTGGTTGTTGGGCATTGGCAGGATTCAATCGTTCAGGAAGAGATCGGTGTATGGTCGCGTGCTGCTCGTGGATGGGCTGATTGGCAGGGAGCTCGCTTTGCCCGTTTCGGCGACAATATGCGTTATGTGTCTGTAACCGACGGTGATAAAGTTTCGGCGGAAGCGCGCTTTGGCTATGAAGTCAATGGATACGGTGTGGGTGATTTAGTTGAACATGTGAATGCCGCTTCCGATGCGGACATCGATGCCCTTTGTGCTGTCTATGATGATCAGTACCAAGTGGTGGAATCTCTCTGCAAAGGTGGCGACCGCCACGATTCGTTGCGTGAAGGTGCTCGTATCGAAGTAGGACTGCGGTCCTTTCTCGAGGCAGGAGATTTCAAAGGATTTACCACCACCTTCGAGGATTTGCACGGTTTACGTCAGCTTCCAGGGCTGGCTGTGCAACGGCTTATGGCCGATGGCTATGGATTCGGTGCTGAAGGAGATTGGAAGGCTTGTGCATTGCTTCGTTTGATGAAGGTGATGGGGTATGGTCAGAAAGGTGGTACTTCTTTTATGGAGGATTACACCTACCATTTGGATCCTGCTGGAAACAAGGTACTCGGCTCGCATATGCTTGAGATCTGCGAAACGATTGCGGATGGCACACCTTCCTTGGAAATCCATCCGCTTGGTATTGGTGGTAAGGAGGATCCCGTTCGTTTAGTCTTCAATACACCTGCAGGTCCTGCAGTGAATGCGACCATCGTGGATCTTGGAAACCGTTTTCGTCTGGTAGCGAATGAGGTGGATGTTGTTGCTCCTGACGAAGACCTTCCAAAGCTTCCGGTTGCTCGAACAGTTTGGGAGCCCAAACCGAATTTCAAAACTTCAGCCACTGCTTGGATTCTTGCAGGTGGATCTCATCATCCGATCTTCAGCCAAGCCCTGGGTTCAGAAGAACTTGAAGACCTTGCCGAAATGGCAGGTATAGAGTACCTATTGATTGATGGAGATTCTTCAATTCGTGGAATCAAAAAAGAACTTCGGACGAACGAAGTGTATTACCATAGCGCGGAGGGAATTAATCACGCTGGTTAG
- the araD gene encoding L-ribulose-5-phosphate 4-epimerase AraD produces MSDNFLALREECCEANKQLPKLGIVDLTFGNVSVGDPEQGAVAIKPSGVPYDSLTPDDICVMDFNAQPDEDFEMDLDEAKLYGSMRPSSDTPTHLRLFQAFPHVRAVVHTHSRNATAFSQAGRGIPCMGTTHADYFYGEVPVTRRMTPEEISRHYEWETGNLIVETFEDLNPEQINAVLLNGHAPFVWGTSGAKAVETAYALEIIAEMTWKNLILDPHSNSLLQAQLDKHYLRKHGEGAYYGQK; encoded by the coding sequence ATGAGCGATAACTTTTTAGCCCTTCGCGAGGAATGTTGTGAAGCAAACAAGCAACTTCCGAAACTCGGAATCGTAGACCTCACTTTTGGTAACGTAAGTGTCGGTGATCCAGAACAAGGTGCTGTGGCGATTAAGCCCAGTGGTGTTCCTTATGACTCTCTGACTCCGGATGATATTTGTGTAATGGATTTCAATGCGCAGCCAGATGAGGACTTCGAGATGGATCTTGATGAGGCTAAGCTCTATGGATCTATGAGACCTAGCTCAGATACACCGACCCACTTACGATTGTTTCAAGCCTTTCCTCACGTACGTGCCGTCGTGCACACGCACTCCAGGAATGCGACAGCATTTTCGCAAGCGGGACGTGGTATCCCATGCATGGGTACGACACATGCCGATTATTTCTATGGTGAAGTTCCAGTTACTCGGCGCATGACGCCTGAAGAAATCAGCCGTCACTATGAGTGGGAGACAGGCAATTTGATCGTGGAGACTTTTGAGGATTTAAACCCTGAGCAGATCAATGCGGTGTTATTGAATGGGCATGCCCCTTTTGTTTGGGGAACCTCAGGCGCCAAGGCCGTGGAAACGGCTTATGCATTGGAGATCATTGCAGAAATGACCTGGAAGAACCTAATTCTGGACCCCCATTCGAATTCACTTCTTCAAGCGCAGCTCGATAAACACTACTTGCGCAAGCATGGTGAAGGTGCATACTACGGGCAAAAATAA
- a CDS encoding sulfopyruvate decarboxylase subunit beta, with protein sequence MLNKYTCLEKLAALRKDEVVVTCMGSAKPWEKLSDTALDFASVDSAMGHAADFALGLAIAQPERRIITINGDGSMLMCLGTFVTLAQRPCENYSMIIIENGTYEVTGNQTLPGAGKMDFEAIARGSGIENVVTVETEEAFEDCLPRVFTETGPAVFIWKVERGQEGVPKFEMSIANRAARLKKALEK encoded by the coding sequence ATGTTGAATAAATATACCTGTTTGGAAAAGCTGGCGGCCCTTCGGAAAGACGAAGTGGTGGTTACCTGTATGGGATCGGCAAAGCCTTGGGAGAAGTTATCTGATACCGCACTCGATTTTGCTTCGGTGGATAGTGCGATGGGGCATGCCGCAGATTTTGCACTTGGACTGGCCATTGCCCAGCCGGAGCGACGGATCATCACTATCAATGGGGATGGGAGTATGTTGATGTGTCTGGGAACGTTCGTAACGCTGGCTCAGCGTCCCTGTGAAAACTATTCCATGATCATCATTGAAAACGGTACTTACGAAGTGACTGGCAATCAGACCCTGCCGGGCGCAGGCAAGATGGACTTTGAAGCGATCGCCCGGGGATCAGGTATCGAAAATGTGGTTACAGTTGAAACTGAAGAGGCCTTTGAAGACTGTCTGCCTCGGGTGTTTACTGAAACAGGTCCAGCGGTATTTATTTGGAAAGTGGAACGCGGTCAGGAAGGTGTGCCTAAGTTTGAAATGAGCATAGCCAATCGAGCAGCACGCTTGAAGAAGGCGTTGGAGAAGTGA
- a CDS encoding VCBS repeat-containing protein — protein sequence MIIQKRSIHILSLGFTALIFSSCRDSLNSADDNPPVASRLSEAKADDGQFISWKEHLIDTADIHGVKLSGSDGLTMGDLDQDGFPDIVSVHESDIEYDGIAKGHIRLAFGSSDPNEWELATLAEGPEAGAAEDVDIADVNGDGWPDIIAACEIEHLIYFQNPGKNIRSGKWERVIPKITENRGSFIRAFFADFNQDGKYEIVAPNKGTQNASRDKKWPISWFEIKGDFLDGDSWEEHELSRVLVPENSRPVDLDGDGDLDIFGASRWEERIFWFENLGTTPISFKEHEINAFEGDEPYPITGVNVDFHDFNKDGRLDIVVYHSPAKRKFAWIEQPENFSDPWKAYPIGTTYPDMLIGIVIADINDDGKPDVLTGTYSGSPRDHDGTDKTADDNIGRLAWFEHPSDPKGQWIRHDISRRIRGMFDKFIPMDLDKDGDIDFVSTRGNSYPYDGVFWLEQVRTAHPTERFKPARESESREVGLPTVVE from the coding sequence ATGATCATACAAAAACGAAGCATTCACATCCTATCCCTGGGATTCACAGCTCTCATCTTCTCTTCATGTCGTGATTCCTTAAATTCCGCCGATGACAATCCACCTGTTGCTTCCCGCCTATCTGAAGCTAAAGCCGACGATGGTCAGTTCATCTCTTGGAAAGAACATCTGATCGACACGGCCGATATCCATGGCGTAAAGCTAAGTGGAAGCGATGGTCTGACAATGGGAGACCTAGATCAGGATGGTTTTCCGGACATCGTTTCTGTTCACGAATCAGACATCGAATACGATGGGATTGCCAAGGGGCACATTCGATTAGCTTTCGGAAGCAGCGATCCCAATGAGTGGGAATTGGCAACATTGGCCGAGGGACCGGAAGCGGGCGCAGCGGAAGACGTTGATATTGCAGACGTCAATGGAGACGGTTGGCCCGACATCATCGCTGCGTGTGAAATTGAACACCTCATCTATTTCCAAAACCCAGGTAAGAATATTCGTTCCGGAAAGTGGGAACGCGTGATCCCAAAAATCACTGAAAACCGAGGATCCTTTATTCGCGCGTTTTTTGCCGATTTCAATCAGGACGGGAAATACGAAATCGTAGCGCCTAACAAAGGCACCCAGAATGCCAGCAGGGACAAGAAGTGGCCTATTTCATGGTTTGAGATAAAAGGGGATTTCCTCGATGGTGATTCTTGGGAGGAGCATGAGCTCAGCCGGGTACTGGTACCGGAAAATTCGCGACCAGTAGATCTCGATGGAGATGGTGACCTGGACATTTTTGGGGCATCCCGGTGGGAAGAACGGATCTTCTGGTTTGAGAACCTTGGGACAACGCCCATTTCATTCAAGGAACATGAGATCAACGCCTTTGAGGGAGATGAACCCTACCCAATTACCGGAGTGAATGTGGACTTTCACGATTTCAACAAGGATGGTCGCCTGGATATCGTGGTCTATCACAGTCCTGCGAAACGGAAGTTTGCATGGATTGAACAACCAGAAAATTTCTCAGATCCCTGGAAAGCATATCCCATAGGAACCACCTATCCCGACATGTTGATTGGAATCGTTATTGCCGACATCAATGATGATGGAAAACCCGACGTACTGACTGGTACTTATAGTGGCTCTCCCAGGGATCACGACGGTACTGACAAAACCGCTGATGATAACATAGGAAGACTGGCGTGGTTTGAACATCCGAGTGATCCAAAAGGGCAATGGATCAGGCACGACATCTCACGCCGTATTCGCGGCATGTTCGATAAGTTCATCCCCATGGACCTCGATAAAGACGGAGACATCGATTTTGTATCCACGCGCGGAAACAGCTATCCCTACGATGGTGTGTTCTGGCTGGAGCAGGTGAGGACAGCCCACCCAACAGAACGGTTTAAACCAGCGAGGGAAAGCGAAAGCCGTGAGGTGGGATTGCCGACGGTTGTAGAGTAG
- a CDS encoding mannonate dehydratase — MKRRTFAKLLTAGAAAAASGAAVSCTQSSAKTKIKAAKMHIGCQRGDVTIKELEFKARHGIKNIDGKAPTFIEGVGWDIDDAKRRVEMAAKYDISIDAYHLPLSSAGIERVSVPNIMLGKSPERDREIELIQQMISVAGQTGVRALLYNTTILPVVRTERTVGRGNATYSSWDESIGMKQAKILTDAGLVDADTVFERIVYLLDRLLPVAEEYNVQLGNHIADPPLPEGFKGITRWNSPDIMHGIKRFANLSDSPMHGFNLCLGSCAEGMVDPNTEIHELIRYAGNRNQIFNVHMRNIKGGWGNFQEVYPDNGDMDFLEVMRSLRDVQYEHMIMPDHVPKHPDDPDGSQGFAFCYGYLGALIKAVNAEAEASA; from the coding sequence ATGAAACGTAGAACGTTTGCCAAATTACTCACCGCTGGTGCAGCGGCCGCAGCTAGCGGAGCCGCTGTCTCCTGCACACAGTCTTCAGCCAAAACCAAGATCAAAGCTGCCAAGATGCACATCGGCTGCCAACGTGGTGATGTCACCATCAAGGAGTTGGAATTCAAAGCCCGCCACGGCATCAAAAACATCGATGGTAAAGCACCCACGTTCATCGAAGGTGTCGGCTGGGATATCGACGACGCCAAGCGGCGAGTAGAGATGGCTGCCAAATACGACATTTCTATCGATGCCTATCACCTACCCCTCAGTTCCGCAGGTATCGAACGAGTGAGCGTTCCGAATATTATGCTGGGTAAAAGCCCGGAACGGGATCGTGAGATCGAGCTCATCCAACAGATGATCTCCGTCGCCGGACAGACAGGTGTCAGAGCGCTTCTTTACAACACAACCATCCTTCCCGTCGTCCGCACCGAACGCACCGTAGGGAGAGGGAACGCCACTTACTCGAGCTGGGACGAATCCATCGGCATGAAGCAAGCAAAGATCCTTACAGACGCTGGCTTGGTCGATGCGGATACCGTATTCGAGCGTATTGTCTACTTACTCGATCGACTACTTCCAGTAGCGGAAGAATACAACGTCCAACTCGGCAACCACATCGCCGATCCTCCGCTTCCAGAAGGTTTCAAGGGAATCACACGCTGGAACAGCCCCGACATCATGCACGGCATCAAGCGCTTTGCCAATTTGTCAGACAGCCCCATGCACGGCTTCAATCTCTGTCTGGGATCCTGCGCAGAAGGCATGGTAGATCCGAATACCGAAATCCACGAACTCATCCGTTACGCAGGTAATCGAAACCAAATCTTCAATGTGCACATGCGCAACATCAAAGGCGGCTGGGGAAACTTTCAGGAAGTGTACCCGGATAATGGTGACATGGACTTCCTCGAGGTCATGCGATCCCTGCGTGATGTCCAATACGAACACATGATCATGCCAGACCATGTACCTAAGCACCCGGACGATCCGGATGGCAGCCAAGGTTTTGCCTTTTGCTACGGTTATCTTGGAGCACTCATCAAAGCCGTAAACGCAGAGGCTGAAGCGTCGGCATAA